The Longimicrobium sp. genome segment GCCACCCCGGTCCGGATGTGGGAGCCCTGCATGGCGCACGAGGCCGACGGCCACCTGGCGGCGATCAGCGACGACGACGGGATGACCGTGGCCCGATGTCTGGTCCGTGACTGCAAGTGGACCGTCCGGGAGTTCTACGAGTCGGTGGCCGTCCGTGCAGCTCAGGACCACTGGCAGGACACCCGGGCCAGTTGAGCCCGGGACTATTTGAGGGCTTCACAACACGTAGTGGCCCGGTGCCCAGCTGTGAGCACCGGGATAGTGTCGATGGTCCCGGGACGGCTTCGGCCGGACCGGGATCGCAGGGGGAGATGAGATGGCGACAGCGGCGTTGACGGAGGGCTGGCCCGCACGGAGCGTGCGGAGGCTGGAGCAGGTGATCGAGCCGGGTCCGGTGCCCGGTGACGGGGCGCTGGCGGGCGAGCGCTGGATGCTGGTCTGGAACCGGGACAGCCTCGGCGAGTGCTGCTGCTGGCGCGGCACCGTGCGGTCGGTGGAGTCGCCGGTGGCGTCCGTGGGGTCCTGCCAGCGGCCGGGGAAGCACCCCTGGACGGTGCGGGTTGACGGTGAGCAGTACGGCTTCGTGCACGGGGCGGCCGACGCCCTGGAGTACGTGGAGCTGCTGGACCGCTTCGGGCCACCCGGAGGCGCGCGGCAGCTCGGGGTCGTGCTGGACGACCTCCTCCTGATCGACATCGACGGGCCGCGCGCGCTGCGGGACTTCGCCCGGATGTCGTTCACCGTGCCGAAGGACAAGATCATCGGGGTCAGCACCTCGCCTCGCGGCTACCACGTCTGGCTGGACGTGCCGGGCTGGTCGCAGAAGGCGGTCAACGAGTGGATGGCCAGCTGGCTGGGGCCGCTCGGGGGCTGGGACGGCACCGACGAGAAGAAGGCCGGTCGCCGGGGCTTCCTGGTGGACGTGCGGACCGGGAGCAACCGGTACGCGGTCTGGCCGGGGTCGGC includes the following:
- a CDS encoding bifunctional DNA primase/polymerase; the encoded protein is MATAALTEGWPARSVRRLEQVIEPGPVPGDGALAGERWMLVWNRDSLGECCCWRGTVRSVESPVASVGSCQRPGKHPWTVRVDGEQYGFVHGAADALEYVELLDRFGPPGGARQLGVVLDDLLLIDIDGPRALRDFARMSFTVPKDKIIGVSTSPRGYHVWLDVPGWSQKAVNEWMASWLGPLGGWDGTDEKKAGRRGFLVDVRTGSNRYAVWPGSAAERRWISRREFGAVLARALVGMPPWRMVPAGDKKDGGNAPWSVDMGDQWLQGWISERSGGGEISLEGLTFSGEDAELEMTWAELERWLARLERMGAGQGRNNALNQAAYFSGSRCIAAGWPVDTVRARIIEVGEAVGTHGVRATVESGLGSGLAALRKQTQVKD